The genome window ACGGCGACCGAGCGCTACGAGGCCGAACGCGTCCGCGACGCCTCGAAGGAGTACTTCGACCAGATAATGACCGTCATCAAACTCTCCGGAATCTACCAACCGGGGATGCAGTTCATCGGCGGGATGACGTTTCTGGCGACGTTCGCCGTCGGGGGCTACTGGCTAGTCGTCGGCCCGCCGCCGTACGCCAGCGGCGCGCTTCGAATCGGGACGTTCGTCACGTTCGTCACACTCGCACAGCAACTCGTCGCGCCGGTCAGCGAGTCGGGCCGCATCGTCGAGTGGTACGAGAACGCGCTCGCGTCGACGCGGCGTATCTACGCGCTCCGCGACATGCCAGCGAGCATCGACGACCCCGACGACCCCGTTTCGCTCGACGCCGTCTCGGGTCGCGTCGAGTACGACTCGGTCTCGTTCTCGTACGACGAGAGCGAGCAGGTGCTCTCGGACGTGAGCTTCGCCGTCGAACCGGGCGAGACGCTGGCGCTCGTCGGACCGACGGGTGCCGGAAAGTCGACGATTCTAAAACTGCTCCCCCGCTTGTACGACGTGAGTGACGGTTCCGTCCGCGTCGACGGCGTCGACGTGCGCGAGACCTCGCTCACCGAGTTGCGCGGCGCCGTCGGCTACGTCGGCCAAGAGACGTTCCTCTTCGACGGCAGCGTCGCCGAGAACCTCCGCTACGGGGCGTTCGACGCGACGGAGGAGGAGATGGTCGAGGCCGCCAAAATCGCGGAGGCCCACGAGTTCATCGAGGGGCTTCCGGAGGGGTACGACACGCGAATCGGCGAGCGCGGCGTGAAGCTCTCCGGCGGTCAGCGGCAACGGCTCTCCATCGCGCGGACGGCGCTCGCGGACGCCCCGATTCTCGTGCTCGACGAGGCGACGTCGGCGGTCGACACCGAGACCGAACGGCGCATCCAGCGCGGGCTGGAACGGCTCACGGAGGACCGGACGACGCTCGTCATCGCCCACCGCCTCTCGACGGTGACGAACGCCGACGAGATTCTCGTGCTCGACGACGGCCGAATCGCGGAGCGCGGGTCCCACAGTCAACTCCACGCCACCGGCGGCGAGTACGCCTCGCTGTGGGCCGCGCAGGCAGCGGTCTCGACCGAGTCGGGGGACGACTGACCTCGCGGACCCGGGGCCGTACGCCGTCGCGCGGGCGCTCACGCTCCGACGACTCTCTAACTGACCGACCAGTCATCCCCCGCCCTCTGCCGTCTGCGCCACGCTTAAGTAGGCGGGGAGTCTGTGTTCAGGTGACGCTTCGCTTTGGAGGGCCGAAGCGTCAGCGGGGACCAATTCAGGGCGGCAAACGCTGCACCCTTGCTTTTCTCACGGGTGCGGCGTTTACCCCTTTCGCTGAAACAACGACCGACGAGCGATAGCCACCGATAGATACGAGCGTGTACTCGAACGAGCGTGTTCGACGAGCGACGACGCCGGTCGGCGTTCGATGTCGCAGTATTCGACCGCCGAGGCAACCCGCTGCAGCACTCGACCGCCGACGCGACCCACAGCAGCACTCGACCGCTACGACTCGGTCGGCGGGTTCCGAGCGAGTCCCTCGAACATCGCCGCCCCCGCGACGGCCGTCCCGGCACCGCCGGCCAGAGAGAACGGAACGACCGTCAGCGCTCCGAGCGCCCCGCCGCCGAACAGCGCGACACCCATCACGAACAGTATCAGGTCGAAGCGCGTCGGGGCGGTCGAGGCGAGGTCGGTCATGGCTCTAATTAGATGTCATTAGCCATCCTTGAGTAAGTTCGGTTCTGTTAGCTGGCTACGATTTCGACTCGGTCGGCGTCGCCATCGCTACAGCGTCGTCGCGTCCTCCGGCGAGAAATCGATGCGAGGGACGAGATTTGAACTCGCGAATCCCTACGGAAGCGGGTCTTAAGCCCGCCGCTTTTGGCCTGGCTCAGCCACCCTCGCGCACACTGTCGTACCGGCGTCCCCCGCAAGTCGGTTTCGGTACGCGGTCGTGCGCCGAACTCCGGTCGCCCGTCTTCGGCCGACGCTCACCAGTCGACGCTCAGCGTCCCGTCGCCGTGGGGGTTCGGTGCGATCTCCTCGTCCGTGCGACGGTCGATGACGTGGATGACCCCGTCGCCCTTCTTCGCCGGACAGACCTCGGCGGCGCGGACGTTCTCGTCGAGTTCGTCCTCGCCGATGTAGTACGACCTCGCCTTCGCCAGGCCGGAGGCGAGGTCCATCTCCCAGTTGTCGGCCACTTCCGCGCAGCGCCCCGCCCCGAAGCACTTGTTGGCCTCGAAGATTATCTTGTACGGCTTCTCCGCTACGGGGGGACCCTCGCCGCCGAACTCGCTCGGCTTCTTGACGCCGTCGTCGCTCATCGGGAACAGATAGCGACAGGTCGACCTTTCCTCTGTCGGTCCCGCGCCGAGCGCCGACCCCGGACTACAGCGACTTCTCCATCTCGATGTGCGGGATTCCCGCCTCCTCGAACACGTCGCTCGTCGTCTCGTAGCCGAGGTCGCGGTAGAACGTCTCGACGTGGGTCTGGGCGTGCAGTCGAAGTTCTCCGAACCCCTCCTCGCGGGCGGTGCGCTCTGCGGCCGCGACGAGTCGCTTGCCCCACCCGTCGCCGCGTCTCGGTTCGAGCACCGCCACGCGTTCGAGTTTGCCGACGGCCGCAGTGTCGCCGTCGGCGACACCGCCGCGTTCGTTCTCACCGACGCGGCGGAGGCGCGCGACGCCAACGGCGGCCTCGCCGTCGTAGGCGACGAAGTGCAGCGCCCCGTCGTCGTACTCGTCCCACTCCAGTCTCTCGGGGACGTCCTGCTCGTCGACGAACACCGCCTCGCGGACGGCGAAGGCGTCCGCGCGTTCCGTCTCGGTCTCGACCAGTTTCACGCGCTCGTCGGCGCCCGTCACCGGTCGTCACCCACCAGTTCGTCGTACTGCGCGCCCGTCTGCTTCAGCGTCTCCGTCGAGTAGAGTCGCTCGTGGTCGAACGGGAGGTGTTCGGCGGCCAGTTCGTCTATCTTCTCGTCGACGACGTCGGCCTCGCGGCCGTGAATCATCGTGAAGAGGTTGTACGGCCACCCCTGCTCGGGTCGTCGCGGACGGTGGTAGCAGAGGGTCACGTACGGCAGCGACCCGACGCGCTCGCCGCGGACGTCGAGTTCGTCGTCGGGGATGTCCCAGACCACCATGCAGTTGTTCCGGAAGCCGGTGACGACGTGGTTGACGACGCAGCCGATGCGCTTGATACAGCCGTCGTCGAGCAGTCGTCGAACCGCAGCGAGCACGTCGTCGACGTCGGCGTCGACGGCGTCCGCAACGTCCCCGTACGGCGTCGCCGACAGCGGGAAACCGTCCTGGATTTCGAGGAGGAGAGCCGCTTCCAGCGCCGAGAGGCCGCCCGTCGCTTCCTCGCTGATGCGCGTCGCGCTCACGGTGGTCTCCGCGGAGTTCTCCCGCGTTCGCGGGTCCTCCGCCCGCGGGTCCTCCGCCCGCGCTTCCGGAGACGGAACCGTCTCTCTCGCGAACCGGTCGTCGTTGACGACGGGGAACTCCAGGTCGATGTAGTAGTCGGTGAGCATCGGGAGGTTCAACACCGCACAGTCGGTTCGCTCCTCGATTTCGCCGAGGATTCGGTCGCGCGTCTCCCGCGACCCCGCCGTGACGACGAACCACATGTTCCACTCGTGGTCGCGGCGGTAGTTGTGGTTCACCTGGCGGTAGCCGTTGATGATCTCTGCGACCTCGTCGAAGCGCTCTTCGGGCGCGCTCACCGCCGCGAGCGTCGAACTCCCGATGACCGGCGGGTTGAGCACCGCGCCGAACCGTCGAAAGACGCCCCGCTCGCGGAGTCGTTCGACCCGCGAGAGCGCTTCGTCTTCGGAGACGCCGAGCTCCTCGCCGACGACGCGGAACGGTCGTTCGACGACGGGGAACTCGCTTTGGTACTCGTCGACGAGTGCGGCGTCGACGGCGTCGAGGTCGGCACGCCAGTCGGCGTCTACGGGACCCATCGCTCGGTGTTAGGAGGCGTCGAACGTACCAGTTTCGGACTGGCGCCGGTTTCTCTCGGGAGGCTCCGCGAGGCTCCCGACCCGTTCGCTCAGTCGCCGCCGGACCGTCGCCTGTCGCTCGGGGACCCCGACGGCCCCCCCGTGCCGACGGTTTCGGCCAGCGGTCTCGCGTCCTCCTCCGAGAGTTCTCGGCCCATCACGACCATCGGGTTAGTGCCGTTCAACTCGAAGGAGTCGTGGATAGTCCGCCAGCCGTTCCGTTCGTACAGCCTCCGAGCGGGTTCGTTCTCGACGCCGGTCGTGAGGACGCTCGTCTCGTGAGCGAGGCCGTCGAGGACAGTGTCGTGGAGGTTGGTCCCGAGGCCCTGCCGACGGGCGTCGTCGGCGACGGCGAGTTCGACGAACTCGAAGCAGTCTCCGAGCCACTCGCTGGTCCGGTCGGGTCCGAGCGTGGCAGCGAGTTGGTCGTGGTAGAACTGGCCCGGCGCGGACGTGTAGCCGTAGACGAAGCCGAGCACCTCGTCCGCTTCGACGGCCGCGAATCCCCGGTACCCCGGATACTCCGCGTGTCGTTCGAACTGCGTCGCGGCCTCGACCCGACTCCCCCATCCGCGCTCGGCGTCGCCGTACAGTTCCCAGTACAGCGAGACGGCGGCATCGAGGGCTGGGCTTCGTCGGGAGAGCGGGATGAGGTCTGGCATGTGCTCTCGTTCGGCGGCCTCACACATCAGTCCCTTTTATGCAACGCCTAGAATTACACGAACGTTTACTAGTTTTTCCTCGACGGCTCCGGCGGCTTCGAGGGCGAGAACGGGACGTTTTTGCTCCGCCCGTCCCAAGCCGCGCACATGGCGAACGCGACAGCAGAATTCGGCGAGTGGCCGCTGAAACGGCTGATGACGGAGGTGTGCGGCTCCGGGCACAAGTCGGCCGACGACCTCACCCGCGAGCAGGCCAGCGAGGCGATGCAGCGCATCTTCGCGAGCGAACCGGACCCTACGACGCTCGGAGCGTTCTGGCTCGCGAACCGCTGGAAACGCAACAACCCCGAGGAGCTCGCCGCCTACACCGACGAGATGTGCGCCCGCGTCGAGTACGCCGAACCCGACGCCGACCCCGTCGACTGCGGCGCGAACTACGACGGAAAGGGTCGGACCGCGATTCTCGGCGTCGCCGCCGGCGTCGTCGCCGCCGCCGCGGGGACGCCCGTCGTCGCTCACTCCGGCGACCGGGTGCCGACGCAGAAACAGGACGCCTACAAGCACGTCCTCGACGAACTCGGCGTGCGGACGGAACTCGAACCACAGGAATCGGCCGACATGGTCGACGAGACCGGCTTCGGTTTCTACTACCAACCCGCGTTCAACCCGGCGGTCGACGACCTCTTCGACCGCCGCGACATGATGGGCGTCCGGACGTTCGTCAACACCATCGAGACGCTGGCGAACCCGGCGAACGCCGACTACCACCTCGGGTCGTTCTACCACCTCGCGTTCGCCAAGAAGGTGACCGACACGTTCGAGAGGAGCGAACACCACGACCTCCACCGGGTCATCATGTTCCAGGGGATGGAGGGGTACGACGACATCCGTCCCGGCTACACGAAGGTCGCCGAGTGGACCGACGGAGAGTTCGAGGATTACGAGATAGAGACGGAAAACTACGGCATGGAGTTCGACGCCGATGACCTCGAAGTCGACGACGTCGCGGGCGACTCCGCGCGGATAACCGAAGCGGTCGTCGCCGGCGACCGCGACGACGAGTTCGCCGACGCCGTCGCGGTGAACGCGGCGTTCCGCATCTTCGCCCGCGAGGACGCCGAGGACCTCGAAACCGGACTGGAGATGGCGCGGGAGGCCATCGCCGACGGCAGCGCCGAGGCGGTGCTCGAAGAGCTTCGGGCGTTCTGAAACCGACGGCGCGCGAACTGCCTCGCGCTTTCTCTCTCGTGACTTCGACTCGTTCTGTCCACGTCGGCTGATGGGACACGTCCCCGATTCGGCGAGTGGCGCGGAAAACCCCCGTCGACCGCCGAGAACACGACGTTTTTGCCACTCTGTGACAGCGGTCAGGCATGGCGCAACTCACCGACCGCTCGCTCACCGAGATTCGACGCGACCTGCACACCTACCCTGAAGCCGGCTGGAAGGAGTTCCGAACGACCGCACTCGTCGCCGAGGAACTCGACGAACGCGACTTCGACCTCCGGCTCGGGCCGGAAGCGGTGAACGCCGACGGTCGACTGGGCGTCCCCGGCGACGACGAACTCTCCGCGGCCGAGGAGCGCGCCCGCGACCTCGGCGCACCCGAGCGGTATCTCGACCGACTGGAAGGCGTCTCGGGTCTCGTCGCCACCAAACAGTACGGCGACGGCACCGGACCGACGGTCGGCGTCCGCGTCGACATGGACGCCCTAAAGCGACAGGAGGCGACCGACGACGACCACCGCCCCGCCCGCGAGGGGTTCGGCTCGAAACACCCCGGCGAGATGCACGCCTGCGGCCACGACGGCCACACCGCCATCGGCGTCGGTATCGCCCGCGAGCTGGACGCCAACGGGGGCTTCGACGGCACGCTCAAACTGTTCTTCCAACCCGCCGAGGAGGGCGGTCGCGGCGGGAAACCGATGAGCGAAGCCGACCACTTCTCGGACATCGACCACATGCTCGCGCTGCATCTCGGACTCGGCGAGGCGACGGGGACCGTCGTCGCGGGCTACGACAACCCGCTCTCCAACGCGAAACTCGACGTGACGTTCCTCGGCGAACCGGCCCACGCCGGCGGCGCGCCGAACGAGGGGAGAAACGCGATGCAGGCGCTCGCAGCAGCGGTCCAGAATCTCTACGCCATCCCCCGGCACGCCGACGGCGCGACCCGCATCAACGTCGGGCAGGTCCACTCGCCGAACGCGCAGAACGTCATCAGCGAGGAGGCGCGCCTCCGCGTCGAAGTGCGCGGCGAAACTGCCGAACTGAACGAGTACATGCTCGAAAAGGCGCGCCGAGTGGTCGAACACGCCGCCGCGATGCACGACTGCGAGTTCGAGACGAGCCTCTACGGGAAGACGACGACGTTCGAGAACGACGCCGAGATGGTCGACGCGGTGAAAGCCGCCGCCGCAGGTGTCGATTCCGTCGACGAAATCAAAGACAGAAAACCGTTCGGCGGCAGCGAAGACGCCTCGTACCTCATCCGCGAGGTCCAGCGAAACGGCGGGACGGCGTCGTACGTCGGCGTCGGCGCGTCGAACCCGGCGGGCCACCACACGGCGTACTTCGACATCGACGAGGACGCGCTCGACATCGGCGTCGACGTCACCTGCGAGACGATTCGCGGGCTCTAGGCGGCCCGTCTCCGTTACTCCACGTCCAGCAGTGCGACGCCGACGAGCGTCTGCCCGGCGGTCACCGTCGACTCCAGCGCCACCGAGTAGAGGATGCCGTCGCGGTCGGCTTCGACCTCTTGGAGGACGTCGTACGTCGTCGGGTCGAACAGACGACCCAGATGGTCGCCCGAAGCGACCGACTGGCCGAGTTCGACGCCGTCGTCGACGAGGAACAGCCCCGAGTCGGCGGCTTTCACGCGGCCGAGGTGGTTGCGTGCGACGGTGCCGTCCCACTCGGTCTCTCTCGTGCCGTCGTGTTCGCCGTCGAGCATCCCCATGTGTTCGAGCACGCCGAACATTCCCTCCACCCCTGTTTCGATGGCGGGTTCCACGAGCTGCTTGTTGTGCGCGAGTTCGGGTGTGATGGAGGGAATACCCTCGCACGTGGCGGCGACGCGGAACTTCCCGCCGAAGTTACGTTCGGACCACTCGGTGTCGGCGTCGTCGCCGGCGGCTTCGGCGAGGAGCAGGTCAGTCCCGAACGCTTCGGCGAGCGCACGGCACTCCTCGTCGCCCTTCAGGTAGACCGTGTGGGTGAGCATGTCGGGACTACCGGTGTGCAGGTCGACGATGGCGTCGGCGTCGCCGGCGTACTCCCAGAGGCGGGCCGCGATGCGCTGGTGGAGCGACCCCTCTGCGTCGCCGGGCCAGACGCGGTTCAGGTTCGGGTTGACCGAGTCGATGACCTCGGGTGTCGTGTAGGAGACGTGGTCGAACGTGAGCGGGTCGGCGACGGGGACGGCGATTACTTTCCCCCGTAGTTCGTCGTGGTCGAGTCGCTCGTGGAGCCGGCGCAGGACTTCGGTGCCGTTGATTTCGCGGCCGTGTTGGGCGGCCTGGACGTACAGCGTCGGACCGTCGTCGTCGCCCTCGTACGTGTGTACCGTCGTCTCGACGGGGACGCCGGAGGGGAGTCGCGTGAGCGTGAGTCGCTCTGCGGTGTGCATGATTTTCACTCGGCGTGAGGGGTGATGTATCTGCGGGTGACGGCACGAGTTCGGAGGCGGAAACCGACGGCGGGAGAGTTCGCGGCGAGAGCGACCGAACCGTCGACGCTGTCGGTGTCGACGCGTTCGCGCCGCGCAGTCGGACGGTTTCCCGACCGAGGGCCCGCCTTACCACAGCCGGCGGATGTGTGTCGACCCCCTCTTTTCCGGCGTCTCCGTGTTGCGGCCGGCCTCTGTCCCGACAAGCGTCTCTCCTGCTCTCTCGATCGGTAGTCCCCGGCGACACCGAACGACTTTCCTCCCCTCGGGGGACCGCTTCTCCATGAGCCGATCCGCGACCCGCCGCGACGCCCTCCGAACGACAGCCCTCGCGCTCGGTGCCGCGCTCGCCGGCTGTACCGGCCGGGACGACGGGGACTCCGGCGATGCCGCCGACCTCGACGACGACTCCGCCGACGAGGCCACGTCAACGGGCTTTTTCACCCCCGGAGCCGACGACTCGGGTATGGCCGACCAGGAGAATCCCGACAACCCGACAGCGGTACTCAAGACGAACCACGGCGACATCACCGTCGAACTCTTCGAGGAGCGCGTCCCGCGCACCGTCGACAACTTCGTCGGCCTCGCGACGGGTCAGAAGGAGTGGACCGACCCCGAGACGGGCGAGACGAAAGACGGCGAACCGCTCTACCAGGACGTGCTGTTCCACCGCATCATCGAGGGCTTCATGATTCAGGGCGGCGACCCGACGGGAACCGGCCGCGGCGGCCCCGGCTACCAGTTCGACGACGAGTTCCACGACGAACTCGGCCACGACGGCCCCGGCGTGCTCTCGATGGCGAACTCCGGCCCGAACACGAACGGCTCGCAGTTCTTCATCACGCTCGATGCCCAACCGCACCTCGACGGCCGCCACTCGGTGTTCGGCAAGGTCATCGACGGGATGGACGTCGTCCGCGAGATCGGCTCGGTGCCGACCGGTCGCAACGACAAACCCACCGAAGACGTCGTTCTCGAATCGGTCGCCATCTACCGATAGGTCGGCTCCGACACCCGCTTCTCACGTTTTTAAGAATCGGTACGGTACGGTTGCGCGTCTACATATACTCTCGTGGCAATTCTTATATACGAGAGTGGTAGACACTCACACGCACAGATGTTCGAACGATTCTCCAGCGGCTACTACCTCGGTGAACTGTACGTCGAACCGCACGACTGCGACCGCCCCGTGATTCACCGAGCGGACCACGAGCGGATGAACGAGCAACTGTACCTCACCGGTGACGGCGTCGAACGACTCGACGCACCGCTCGTCATGAAACTCCACACGACCCACTTCCCCGTCCTCGGCGACGACGACGTACCGACGGGAACGCTCGCCCTCCCCGAGTCGATGGCGACCGACGACCTGCCGGACTCCCGCGAGGTGTTCCTCGCGGCCGCCGACCGCGCAACCGAACTGCTCCGGTACGCGGGGTACGAGGCCCCGACCGGCACCTGAGCCGTCGACTGGCACCTGAGCCGCCAACCGACGCGGTTCGTCGTCGGTGTCGCCGGCCGTCGACCCCCGCAGTTGAAGTTCCCGGACCGCCCCTCTCGGGGTATGCTCGACGAGTTGCTCGGCCGCGCCGAGTTGAAGCGGCGCATCGAGGAACTGGAGGAGGAAAACCACCACCTCGAACGCCGCGCCGCCGCCGAGGAGGAACGCAGAGCCGACGCCGTCACCGCCCGACAGGAGGCCGAAGAGCGCGTCAACCGCCTCGAAGACCGTATCGCCGAACTCGACGACCGGGTCGAGCGCCTGCAGGACGAGGAGGATGCGGACCTCGAGTTCCGCGGGACGGAGACGCTCCGCGACGCTCGTCTCGACGAGGTACTCGACCGGTTGGGCTCCGTCCGGACCGGCCCCGAGGGCGCGCTCACCGCGATGGTCGACGGCGAGTCGGTGCCCGCCGAGGTCGAAGACGGCTTCGGAGAACACGCCTCGCTCGTCCGTCGCGTCGCGCCGTGTCTCGTCTACACCGACGACGCCGGGCTCGTGAGCGCGGCGCTGTCGCCGCCGCGTCCGCCCGAGGCGTTCTGCGAGTGGGACGGCTCGTTTCGAGTCGAGGAGTCGTGGTTCCGGCCGACCGGCCGGTTCGCGTTCGCCGTCGCTCGCGCGGACCTCTTCGCGCTCGGCGAGTACGACGGCCGCGAGCGACTCCAAGAACGGGGGTTCGAGAGCGACGTGAAGGAGAAACACTCGAAGGGCGGGTTCTCGCAGTCGCGGTTCGAGCGCATCCGAGACGGCCAAATCGCCGAGCACGTCGAGAAATGTCGCGAGGCCATCGAGGAGAGCGGAACCGGGACGACGATTCTCGTCGGCGACCGAGAGGTCGTCCGCGAGTTACGCGACGCGGTGGACGTGACCGCGACGAGCGACGCGAACGGGGCGCCAGAGGAGGCGCTGGACGAGGGATTCCGCGACTTCTGGGCGACCGAACTGTACCGACTCTGACCCGACTCTGACTCCGCCGAGTCGGTGTCGCGCCGGTTGCGGCACGTCGGACCGCTGGCAACCGATTTATCACATCTTGCCGCGTGCTCCCCGATATGACCGATATTGGGACCGAGAGTCGCCGTATCGTCGTTCTCGCACACGAGAAGTTCCCCGGTCGCGCGAAGACCGCGACCGGCGTAATGCGCTACGGAAACGACGAAATCGTCGCCGTGCTCGACCGAGACCGCGCCGGGACGCGCGTTCGCGACCACCGAGCGGACCTCCCCGACGCCCCCGTCGTCGCCTCGTTCGAGGACGTGCCGGACGCCGAGTCTGTCGACGCGCTGCTGGTCGGTATCGCGCCCATCGGCGGCGGCTTCGACGAGACGTGGCGACCCGACGTCCGCGCCGCTATCGAGTCCGGCTGCGACGTCGTCGCCGGACTCCACTACTTCCTCGAAGACGACGAGGAGTTCGCGGCGCTCGCGGCCGAACACGGCGTCGACCTCGTCGACGTGCGCAAACCCGACCCCGACCTCTCCGTCGCACAGGGGGTCGCCGACCAGGTGTCGGCCGACATCGTGCTCACCGTCGGCACCGACTGTTCGGTCGGGAAGATGACCGCGACGCTCGAACTCGTCGAGGCCGCCCGGGAGGCGGGCGTCGACGCGGCGTTCGTCCCGACGGGACAGACTGGAATCATGATTTCGGGGTGGGGCAACCCCATCGACCGGGTGGTGAGCGACTTCACCGCCGGGGCCGTCGAGGAGATGATTCTCGAGATCGGCGACGACCACGAGATGCTGTTCGTCGAAGGACAGGGTAGCATCGTCCACCCGGCCTACTCGGCGGTCACCTGCGGCATCCTCCACGGCTCGATGGCCGACAAACTCGTGCTCTGTCACGAGGCGGGTCGTGAGGCGATTCACGGCTACGAGTCGTTCTCGCTCCCGCCGCTCTCCGAGTACGTCGACCTCTACGAGTCGCTGGGGTCGGCGGTCCACGAGACCGAGGTCGTCGCCGGCGCGCTCAACACGTCGGCGCTGTCCGACGCCGAGGCCGAGGACGCCGTCGAGGCGTACGCGGACGAACTCGGCGTCCCCGCCAGCGACCCCGTTCGGTTCGCGAGCGACGACGTGCTGGAGGCGCTCCGGTGATTCTCACCTCGGAGTTCGAGCGGGTCGAACTCCCGCTCGAACACCCCTTCACCATCTCCCGCAGCACGCAGGAGACCGCCGAGAACGTCGTCGTGAAGCTCACCGACGGCGGCGGGATGACCGGCGTGGGTGCGGCCGCGCCCTCCAGACACTACGGCGAGACGGCCGACACCGTCGAGGCGGTGCTTCCGGAGCTCCTCGACGTTGTCGAGCGCGTCGGAGACCCTCACGCGTTCGACCGCATCGAGCGCCGGATGCGAGAGCGCGTCGAGCGAAATCCGGCCGCCCGCTGCGCGGTCAGCATCGCGCTCCACGACCTCGCGGCCAAACGGCTCGGCGTCCCGCTCTACCGGATGTGGGGACTCGACGCCGACGACTGCCCGACCTCCTCCTTCACCATCGGTCTCGACACGACCGAGCGCGTCGGCGAGAAAACCGAAGAGGCGGTCGACGCCGGGTACAGCGTGCTGAAGATAAAGCTCGGGACCGACCGCGACGAGGAGCTCGTCGAGGCCGTCCGCGACGCCGCGCCCGACG of Haloprofundus halophilus contains these proteins:
- a CDS encoding succinylglutamate desuccinylase/aspartoacylase family protein, which codes for MHTAERLTLTRLPSGVPVETTVHTYEGDDDGPTLYVQAAQHGREINGTEVLRRLHERLDHDELRGKVIAVPVADPLTFDHVSYTTPEVIDSVNPNLNRVWPGDAEGSLHQRIAARLWEYAGDADAIVDLHTGSPDMLTHTVYLKGDEECRALAEAFGTDLLLAEAAGDDADTEWSERNFGGKFRVAATCEGIPSITPELAHNKQLVEPAIETGVEGMFGVLEHMGMLDGEHDGTRETEWDGTVARNHLGRVKAADSGLFLVDDGVELGQSVASGDHLGRLFDPTTYDVLQEVEADRDGILYSVALESTVTAGQTLVGVALLDVE
- a CDS encoding GNAT family N-acetyltransferase: MTGADERVKLVETETERADAFAVREAVFVDEQDVPERLEWDEYDDGALHFVAYDGEAAVGVARLRRVGENERGGVADGDTAAVGKLERVAVLEPRRGDGWGKRLVAAAERTAREEGFGELRLHAQTHVETFYRDLGYETTSDVFEEAGIPHIEMEKSL
- a CDS encoding amidohydrolase, which gives rise to MAQLTDRSLTEIRRDLHTYPEAGWKEFRTTALVAEELDERDFDLRLGPEAVNADGRLGVPGDDELSAAEERARDLGAPERYLDRLEGVSGLVATKQYGDGTGPTVGVRVDMDALKRQEATDDDHRPAREGFGSKHPGEMHACGHDGHTAIGVGIARELDANGGFDGTLKLFFQPAEEGGRGGKPMSEADHFSDIDHMLALHLGLGEATGTVVAGYDNPLSNAKLDVTFLGEPAHAGGAPNEGRNAMQALAAAVQNLYAIPRHADGATRINVGQVHSPNAQNVISEEARLRVEVRGETAELNEYMLEKARRVVEHAAAMHDCEFETSLYGKTTTFENDAEMVDAVKAAAAGVDSVDEIKDRKPFGGSEDASYLIREVQRNGGTASYVGVGASNPAGHHTAYFDIDEDALDIGVDVTCETIRGL
- a CDS encoding DUF5802 family protein; its protein translation is MFERFSSGYYLGELYVEPHDCDRPVIHRADHERMNEQLYLTGDGVERLDAPLVMKLHTTHFPVLGDDDVPTGTLALPESMATDDLPDSREVFLAAADRATELLRYAGYEAPTGT
- a CDS encoding anthranilate phosphoribosyltransferase yields the protein MANATAEFGEWPLKRLMTEVCGSGHKSADDLTREQASEAMQRIFASEPDPTTLGAFWLANRWKRNNPEELAAYTDEMCARVEYAEPDADPVDCGANYDGKGRTAILGVAAGVVAAAAGTPVVAHSGDRVPTQKQDAYKHVLDELGVRTELEPQESADMVDETGFGFYYQPAFNPAVDDLFDRRDMMGVRTFVNTIETLANPANADYHLGSFYHLAFAKKVTDTFERSEHHDLHRVIMFQGMEGYDDIRPGYTKVAEWTDGEFEDYEIETENYGMEFDADDLEVDDVAGDSARITEAVVAGDRDDEFADAVAVNAAFRIFAREDAEDLETGLEMAREAIADGSAEAVLEELRAF
- a CDS encoding ABC transporter ATP-binding protein — its product is MTDANTSFQALADRVERPIQRVFAEYGVPELRWLTLGVLTSFLSRAANLVPPLLLGVTLNAVDQGPSAYSLPLVPGAWLPETVPEQLTLSIALIAGSFVVAAVASWGRTVTLNLFAHRIEHFLRVDTYERMQALDMAFFDDKQTGEIMSVLNNDVNNLEVFFDNALESTIRLFVMVLGIAGVLFYLNWQLAVVTLVFVPVLAGFTYWFMTRVEPVYAAVRSSIGGMNTRLENNLSGIDLIKTTATERYEAERVRDASKEYFDQIMTVIKLSGIYQPGMQFIGGMTFLATFAVGGYWLVVGPPPYASGALRIGTFVTFVTLAQQLVAPVSESGRIVEWYENALASTRRIYALRDMPASIDDPDDPVSLDAVSGRVEYDSVSFSYDESEQVLSDVSFAVEPGETLALVGPTGAGKSTILKLLPRLYDVSDGSVRVDGVDVRETSLTELRGAVGYVGQETFLFDGSVAENLRYGAFDATEEEMVEAAKIAEAHEFIEGLPEGYDTRIGERGVKLSGGQRQRLSIARTALADAPILVLDEATSAVDTETERRIQRGLERLTEDRTTLVIAHRLSTVTNADEILVLDDGRIAERGSHSQLHATGGEYASLWAAQAAVSTESGDD
- a CDS encoding peptidylprolyl isomerase, producing the protein MADQENPDNPTAVLKTNHGDITVELFEERVPRTVDNFVGLATGQKEWTDPETGETKDGEPLYQDVLFHRIIEGFMIQGGDPTGTGRGGPGYQFDDEFHDELGHDGPGVLSMANSGPNTNGSQFFITLDAQPHLDGRHSVFGKVIDGMDVVREIGSVPTGRNDKPTEDVVLESVAIYR
- a CDS encoding ferredoxin, translated to MSDDGVKKPSEFGGEGPPVAEKPYKIIFEANKCFGAGRCAEVADNWEMDLASGLAKARSYYIGEDELDENVRAAEVCPAKKGDGVIHVIDRRTDEEIAPNPHGDGTLSVDW
- a CDS encoding GNAT family N-acetyltransferase; amino-acid sequence: MPDLIPLSRRSPALDAAVSLYWELYGDAERGWGSRVEAATQFERHAEYPGYRGFAAVEADEVLGFVYGYTSAPGQFYHDQLAATLGPDRTSEWLGDCFEFVELAVADDARRQGLGTNLHDTVLDGLAHETSVLTTGVENEPARRLYERNGWRTIHDSFELNGTNPMVVMGRELSEEDARPLAETVGTGGPSGSPSDRRRSGGD
- the ahbB gene encoding siroheme decarboxylase subunit beta, which gives rise to MGPVDADWRADLDAVDAALVDEYQSEFPVVERPFRVVGEELGVSEDEALSRVERLRERGVFRRFGAVLNPPVIGSSTLAAVSAPEERFDEVAEIINGYRQVNHNYRRDHEWNMWFVVTAGSRETRDRILGEIEERTDCAVLNLPMLTDYYIDLEFPVVNDDRFARETVPSPEARAEDPRAEDPRTRENSAETTVSATRISEEATGGLSALEAALLLEIQDGFPLSATPYGDVADAVDADVDDVLAAVRRLLDDGCIKRIGCVVNHVVTGFRNNCMVVWDIPDDELDVRGERVGSLPYVTLCYHRPRRPEQGWPYNLFTMIHGREADVVDEKIDELAAEHLPFDHERLYSTETLKQTGAQYDELVGDDR